Proteins encoded together in one Planctomyces sp. SH-PL14 window:
- a CDS encoding aldo/keto reductase — translation MQKRSLGTSGIEVSPLCFGGNVFGWTADEATSFKLLDRFTESGFNFIDTADVYSRWVPGNQGGESETILGKWLSQGGRRDQVVIATKCGLEMGPSEKGLSRQYIVKAAERSLKRLQVERIDLYQAHTDDDQTPLDETLEAFGKLIEQGKVRAIGASNYSGRRLQEALDVSRRHGFPGYVSLQPLYNLADRSGYELDLEPVCEKNGLAVIPYYSLAAGFLTGKYRSGDDLTDKARGKTVEKYLNERGERILAALDEVAARYHTVPAKVALAWLLARPSITAPIVSATSLKQLDEVLDSTRLKLDGDAVSQLNAASQ, via the coding sequence ATGCAGAAACGCTCGCTTGGCACCTCGGGAATCGAAGTCAGTCCTCTCTGCTTCGGCGGGAACGTCTTCGGGTGGACGGCGGACGAGGCGACCTCCTTCAAGCTGCTCGACCGGTTCACGGAGAGCGGGTTCAACTTCATCGATACGGCCGACGTCTATTCGCGATGGGTGCCGGGGAACCAGGGGGGCGAGTCGGAGACGATCCTCGGCAAGTGGCTCAGCCAGGGAGGTCGCCGCGATCAGGTGGTGATTGCGACGAAGTGCGGGCTGGAGATGGGGCCGAGTGAGAAGGGGCTGTCGCGGCAGTACATCGTGAAGGCGGCCGAGCGGTCGCTGAAGCGGCTGCAGGTGGAGCGGATCGACCTCTATCAGGCGCACACGGATGACGATCAGACGCCGCTCGATGAGACGCTGGAGGCGTTCGGCAAGTTGATCGAGCAGGGGAAGGTCCGGGCGATCGGGGCTTCGAATTACTCGGGGCGACGTCTGCAGGAGGCGCTCGACGTCAGCCGCCGTCATGGCTTTCCGGGGTATGTGTCGCTTCAGCCGCTGTACAACCTGGCGGACCGTTCGGGGTATGAGCTGGATCTGGAGCCGGTCTGTGAGAAGAACGGGCTGGCGGTCATTCCTTACTACTCGCTGGCGGCGGGGTTCCTGACGGGGAAGTACCGTTCGGGGGACGACTTGACCGACAAGGCACGAGGAAAGACGGTCGAGAAGTACCTCAATGAGCGGGGGGAGCGGATTCTGGCGGCGCTGGATGAGGTTGCGGCGCGGTATCACACGGTTCCCGCGAAGGTGGCTCTGGCGTGGCTGTTGGCGCGTCCGTCGATCACGGCTCCGATTGTCAGTGCGACGAGTCTGAAGCAGTTGGATGAAGTCCTGGATTCGACGCGGCTGAAGTTGGATGGCGACGCGGTGTCGCAGCTGAACGCGGCCAGTCAGTAG
- a CDS encoding MMPL family transporter — MYRLLGQFVSRWYWPVALAWFAFLALAIWIAPPFEAVTKTGEFAFLPPNEQSPRAERLFREAFPGGPEKAELSEEGVTVQQNPLGSSVVLVLRREQKEGLTEADREFIRKHLVPAMEDVKENTPAIIFRLSQPLPKLRKTPPEEQIVRSITTFDDPKIGLLLDSPDKKSTLVVIDLKTEFLDRTNILLIHRVREAIDKLYESKVVPLQLEIATSGSASVGRDMIMAEADSAKKTDFITKFLCIALLLVIYRAPILAFIPLLTVGITVPLAVHLLLIMAKYNLAGMFTGLETYIVVVVYGAGIDYCLFLIARYREELDNGHSFSEAISIAVEKVGAALATSAATSIFGIGMMMFAEFGKFREAGFAISFGLLIALCSCLTLSPAMLRIFGRWTFWPDVRKERITAEGSWVAESSVGRFVQEKQWLDRMWRRVSDSLDRHPGKIFLGSILVMLPFAIVGIAKQRHLSYGLLTDLPQTYASVEGARAIQLHFPAGMAGTTTVLIRDDNLGLKTKDSGLDAAGMRAGREISRYLEDYLISHKEALSIADVRSQFSPLGVENSKTLRAPGPAGRTAQLQSYRNYASLNGPEAGKVLRMDIVYEQDPFSRESFDLLTRTEDAIRTALRDYPKVETESEEEEGPTPRDLSKAEVYTLGATSSMRDVKIVTDRDQIRIYTLVTLVCYILIVILLRQPAICAFLIISVIFSYAVALGATYILFSVLHGEGFPGIDWKIPIFLFTLLLALGGDYNILLMARVVEEQQKHGPIQGVLIAMQKTGGIISSCGVIMAGTFVSLMTGSLEGMIQMGFALTVGVLLDTFMIRPVLVPSYLILLYKGFFGPLTNFLGGRPPKMLAGDRDADGGDPLSPSPA; from the coding sequence ATGTACCGCCTCCTCGGCCAGTTCGTCAGTCGATGGTACTGGCCCGTGGCCCTCGCCTGGTTCGCTTTTCTCGCCCTGGCGATCTGGATCGCACCTCCGTTCGAGGCCGTCACCAAGACGGGCGAGTTTGCGTTCCTCCCTCCCAATGAACAGAGCCCCCGCGCGGAACGGCTGTTCCGTGAAGCCTTTCCCGGCGGGCCGGAGAAGGCGGAACTGAGCGAAGAGGGAGTGACGGTTCAGCAGAACCCGCTCGGCAGCAGCGTGGTCCTGGTCCTCCGCCGCGAGCAGAAAGAAGGTCTCACCGAAGCGGACCGCGAGTTCATCCGCAAGCACCTCGTCCCGGCGATGGAGGATGTCAAGGAGAACACTCCGGCGATCATCTTCCGCCTGAGCCAGCCGCTCCCCAAGCTGCGGAAGACGCCACCCGAAGAACAGATCGTCCGCAGCATCACGACGTTCGACGATCCCAAGATCGGCCTGCTGCTCGACAGCCCCGACAAGAAGTCGACGCTGGTCGTGATCGACCTCAAGACGGAGTTCCTCGACCGGACCAACATCCTCCTGATCCATCGGGTGCGGGAGGCGATCGACAAGCTGTACGAGTCCAAGGTCGTCCCGCTGCAGCTCGAAATCGCCACGAGCGGTTCGGCCTCGGTCGGCCGCGACATGATTATGGCGGAGGCGGACAGCGCGAAGAAGACGGACTTCATCACGAAGTTCCTGTGCATCGCCCTGCTGCTGGTGATCTACCGCGCTCCGATCCTGGCCTTCATCCCGCTGCTGACCGTCGGGATCACGGTCCCGCTGGCAGTGCATCTGCTGCTCATCATGGCGAAGTACAACCTCGCCGGGATGTTCACGGGGCTCGAGACCTACATCGTCGTGGTCGTGTACGGCGCGGGGATCGACTACTGCCTGTTCCTGATCGCCCGTTATCGGGAAGAGCTCGACAACGGGCATTCCTTCTCGGAGGCGATCTCGATTGCGGTGGAGAAGGTCGGCGCCGCGCTCGCCACGAGCGCCGCGACGAGCATCTTCGGCATCGGGATGATGATGTTCGCGGAGTTCGGCAAGTTCCGGGAAGCGGGCTTCGCGATCTCGTTCGGGCTCCTCATCGCCCTGTGCAGCTGTCTGACGCTCTCGCCCGCCATGCTGCGGATCTTCGGCCGGTGGACCTTCTGGCCGGATGTCCGCAAGGAGCGGATCACCGCCGAGGGGAGCTGGGTCGCGGAGTCGTCCGTCGGCCGGTTCGTCCAGGAGAAGCAGTGGCTCGACCGGATGTGGCGGCGCGTTTCCGATTCGCTCGACCGGCATCCCGGCAAGATCTTCCTGGGGTCGATCCTGGTGATGCTTCCCTTCGCGATCGTCGGGATCGCCAAGCAGCGGCATCTCAGCTACGGGCTGCTGACCGACCTGCCTCAGACGTATGCCAGCGTCGAGGGAGCCCGGGCGATTCAGCTCCACTTCCCCGCCGGGATGGCGGGGACGACCACAGTCCTGATCCGCGACGACAATCTGGGGCTCAAGACCAAGGACTCGGGACTCGATGCGGCGGGGATGCGGGCCGGGCGGGAGATCTCCCGGTATCTGGAGGACTACCTGATCAGTCACAAGGAGGCGCTGTCGATCGCGGATGTGCGGTCGCAGTTCAGCCCGCTGGGGGTCGAGAACTCGAAGACCCTGCGGGCTCCGGGGCCAGCGGGCCGGACCGCGCAGCTTCAGTCCTACCGCAACTATGCGAGCCTGAACGGCCCCGAGGCCGGGAAGGTGCTCCGCATGGACATTGTCTACGAGCAGGATCCGTTCTCGCGGGAGAGCTTCGATCTGCTGACCCGGACGGAGGACGCCATCCGCACCGCGCTGCGGGACTATCCCAAGGTGGAGACGGAGAGCGAAGAGGAGGAGGGTCCGACCCCGCGGGATCTCTCGAAGGCGGAGGTCTACACGCTCGGCGCGACATCGAGCATGCGGGACGTGAAGATTGTGACCGACCGCGACCAGATCCGCATCTACACGCTGGTGACGCTTGTCTGTTACATCCTGATCGTGATCCTGCTCCGGCAGCCGGCGATCTGTGCGTTCCTGATCATCAGCGTCATCTTCAGCTACGCGGTTGCGCTCGGCGCGACGTACATCCTGTTCTCGGTCCTCCACGGGGAGGGCTTCCCGGGGATCGACTGGAAGATCCCGATCTTCCTCTTCACGCTGCTGCTGGCCCTGGGGGGGGACTACAACATTCTCCTGATGGCCCGCGTCGTGGAGGAGCAGCAGAAGCACGGTCCGATCCAGGGGGTGCTGATCGCCATGCAGAAGACTGGCGGGATCATCTCCAGCTGCGGGGTGATCATGGCGGGGACGTTCGTCTCGCTCATGACCGGCAGTCTGGAGGGGATGATCCAGATGGGCTTTGCGCTGACGGTCGGGGTGTTGCTCGACACGTTCATGATCCGGCCCGTTCTCGTGCCGAGCTATCTGATCCTTCTTTACAAGGGGTTTTTTGGTCCGCTGACGAACTTCCTGGGTGGGCGTCCGCCGAAGATGCTGGCTGGGGACCGGGATGCGGACGGTGGTGATCCGCTTTCGCCGTCACCCGCCTGA
- the serS gene encoding serine--tRNA ligase, translated as MLDLQFLCDNRALVEENCRNRGVPMDLGRLVDLAGERRKLISKGDELRREQKEVSGQIPKAPADQKATLVARGKELRELVQQTEKEVAEVETQLRDEQMRVPNMTHPDAPIGKDDTESKTVCEWGEKRAFSFAPKDHVDLMQGLDLVDLEAGAKVAGHGFYFLKNEGALLELALVNYAVQTLRKEGFTIFSTPDLARDEVLMGTGYMPRGPETQIYSIHGTDLSLVATAEITLGGMLKDQILDFEKLPLKMAGISHCFRTEAGGHGKQSRGIYRVHQFTKIEMFGFTAPSLDASNAFHQMVLGIEEKLFQGLQVPYRVIDTCTGDLGGPAYRKFDLEAWMPGRNEYGEITSASNCTDFQSRRLGIRCRVPEKKGTEFVHTLNGTAIACTRAMIAILENNQQEDGSVVVPEVLRPWVGTDVIRSRKS; from the coding sequence ATGCTGGACCTGCAATTTCTGTGTGACAACCGGGCTCTCGTCGAGGAGAACTGCCGGAACCGCGGAGTGCCGATGGACTTGGGCCGGCTGGTCGACCTGGCGGGCGAGCGCCGCAAGTTGATTTCAAAGGGGGACGAGCTGCGGCGCGAGCAGAAAGAGGTCTCCGGACAGATCCCCAAGGCCCCCGCCGACCAGAAGGCCACGCTCGTCGCCCGCGGCAAAGAGCTGCGGGAGCTGGTGCAGCAGACCGAGAAGGAAGTCGCCGAGGTTGAAACGCAGCTCCGCGACGAGCAGATGCGCGTCCCGAACATGACGCATCCGGATGCGCCGATCGGGAAGGACGACACCGAGAGCAAGACGGTCTGCGAGTGGGGAGAGAAGCGAGCGTTTTCGTTCGCACCCAAGGACCATGTCGACCTGATGCAGGGGCTGGACCTCGTCGACCTGGAGGCGGGAGCCAAGGTCGCCGGGCACGGGTTCTACTTCCTGAAGAACGAAGGGGCCCTGCTGGAGCTGGCGCTGGTCAACTACGCGGTGCAGACCCTTCGGAAGGAAGGGTTTACGATCTTCAGCACGCCGGACCTCGCCCGCGACGAGGTGCTCATGGGGACCGGCTACATGCCCCGCGGTCCCGAGACCCAGATCTACTCGATCCACGGCACCGACCTGTCGCTCGTGGCGACGGCCGAGATCACGCTCGGCGGGATGCTGAAGGATCAGATCCTCGACTTCGAAAAGCTTCCGCTGAAGATGGCCGGGATCTCCCACTGCTTCCGAACGGAGGCGGGGGGACACGGCAAGCAGAGCCGGGGCATCTACCGCGTGCACCAGTTCACGAAGATCGAGATGTTCGGCTTCACGGCGCCGTCGCTCGACGCGTCGAACGCCTTCCACCAGATGGTGCTCGGGATCGAGGAGAAGCTGTTCCAGGGGCTGCAGGTTCCCTACCGGGTGATCGACACGTGCACCGGCGACCTCGGCGGACCGGCGTATCGCAAGTTCGACCTCGAGGCCTGGATGCCCGGGCGGAACGAGTACGGCGAGATCACCTCCGCCTCGAACTGCACAGATTTCCAGTCCCGCCGGCTGGGAATCCGCTGCCGCGTCCCGGAGAAGAAGGGGACGGAGTTCGTCCACACGCTCAACGGGACCGCCATTGCCTGCACGCGGGCGATGATCGCGATTCTGGAGAACAATCAGCAGGAGGACGGGAGCGTCGTCGTCCCGGAAGTCTTGCGGCCGTGGGTCGGAACAGATGTCATCCGTTCGCGCAAGTCCTAA
- a CDS encoding hydantoinase/oxoprolinase family protein produces MPTLGLDIGGANIKASDGQSRSVSRPFAIWKAPERLPEELASLLADFPEVDHLAVTMTAELADCFATKAEGVRRILDSVLAVAGERVVLVWQTAGEFVSADLATEFPRLVAAANWHALATWVGRSCPEGSALLIDCGSTTTDFIPLQDGLPSTLGLTDVERLQHGELVYTGLKRTPVCALAPAVPFQGRLCPVAAELFATALDVALLTGSVAPDPHDLNTADGRPATVEAAWNRLAHQICCDTDECSLDEARQIAGFLRDRQLEAWFAAERIVAARFAPWQTVITSGEGEASLAPLVEQIGETGKTILSLNQMLGPQHSQAACAFALARLLEDS; encoded by the coding sequence TTGCCCACCCTCGGACTCGACATCGGCGGCGCCAACATCAAGGCCTCGGACGGACAGTCCCGCTCCGTCTCCCGCCCCTTCGCTATCTGGAAAGCCCCCGAGCGACTCCCCGAAGAACTGGCGTCACTCCTGGCCGACTTCCCCGAAGTCGATCACCTCGCCGTCACGATGACCGCGGAACTCGCCGACTGCTTCGCCACCAAGGCCGAAGGGGTCCGGAGAATCCTCGACTCCGTCCTCGCCGTTGCGGGCGAGCGAGTCGTTCTCGTCTGGCAGACCGCCGGCGAGTTCGTCTCAGCCGACCTGGCAACCGAATTCCCGCGCCTCGTCGCAGCGGCCAACTGGCACGCGCTCGCCACGTGGGTCGGCCGCTCCTGCCCCGAAGGATCGGCCCTGCTCATCGACTGCGGCTCGACAACAACCGACTTCATCCCCTTGCAGGACGGCCTCCCGTCCACGCTCGGCCTGACCGACGTCGAACGCCTCCAACACGGTGAACTCGTCTACACCGGACTGAAACGCACCCCCGTCTGTGCCCTCGCCCCGGCGGTCCCGTTTCAAGGCCGCCTCTGTCCGGTGGCGGCCGAGCTCTTCGCCACGGCCCTGGACGTGGCGCTGCTGACCGGCTCCGTCGCTCCCGACCCGCACGACCTCAACACCGCCGACGGACGTCCCGCGACCGTCGAAGCCGCCTGGAACCGGCTCGCGCATCAAATCTGCTGCGACACCGACGAGTGCTCACTCGACGAGGCCCGGCAGATCGCAGGGTTCCTGAGGGACCGCCAGCTCGAAGCGTGGTTTGCGGCGGAGCGGATAGTTGCCGCGCGGTTTGCACCGTGGCAGACCGTCATCACGAGCGGCGAAGGAGAAGCGAGTCTCGCCCCGCTCGTGGAGCAAATCGGGGAAACAGGAAAGACGATCCTGTCGCTCAACCAGATGCTTGGCCCCCAACACTCGCAGGCGGCGTGTGCCTTCGCCCTGGCCCGGTTGCTGGAAGATTCCTAG
- a CDS encoding Trm112 family protein translates to MSSLERTLPLLRCPQTHAPLVFEGDALVSTDPATRLKYMIKDDIPIMIIDEALTLSEEEWHTVMKKHGQTTEGSV, encoded by the coding sequence ATGTCGAGTCTCGAACGAACACTCCCCCTGCTCCGCTGCCCACAAACACACGCCCCCCTCGTCTTCGAAGGGGACGCCCTGGTCAGCACCGATCCGGCCACCCGCCTCAAGTACATGATCAAGGATGACATCCCGATCATGATCATCGACGAAGCCCTCACCCTCTCCGAAGAGGAGTGGCACACCGTGATGAAGAAGCACGGACAGACCACCGAAGGATCGGTCTGA
- a CDS encoding Maf family protein has translation MVAPQLSALTRSPIVLGSRSPRRRDLLAQLVPQERIVVRPPSSSDEAGFNGLASWAEIETRLFEIVRVKNEDVRAHSDPAAAVLSADTVIVGEAEGELAVLGQPPEDESWREVVRGWFHRYLLGRPHFAVTGACLSLGERNWECVVRTKVVFTLAEPAMVDWYLDTGEPVGKAGGYGLQGAGSVFVEMIDGSPSNVIGLPLRETRNMLIDAGLLDGPTMA, from the coding sequence ATGGTTGCACCCCAATTGAGCGCCCTGACCCGTTCTCCCATCGTGCTCGGCTCCCGCTCACCGCGGCGGCGCGATCTGCTTGCACAGCTCGTCCCCCAGGAGCGGATCGTCGTTCGCCCCCCAAGCAGCTCGGACGAAGCGGGCTTCAACGGACTGGCGAGCTGGGCCGAGATCGAAACCCGCCTCTTCGAAATCGTGCGGGTCAAGAACGAGGACGTCCGGGCTCACTCCGACCCGGCAGCCGCCGTTCTGAGCGCCGACACCGTCATCGTGGGAGAAGCGGAAGGAGAGCTGGCAGTCCTGGGGCAGCCCCCCGAAGACGAGTCTTGGCGAGAGGTGGTCCGCGGCTGGTTTCACCGCTATCTGCTGGGGCGTCCACACTTCGCCGTGACCGGCGCCTGCCTGTCACTCGGGGAGCGGAACTGGGAGTGCGTCGTCCGCACGAAGGTCGTCTTCACGCTGGCCGAACCGGCGATGGTCGACTGGTACCTCGACACGGGGGAGCCGGTCGGTAAGGCGGGAGGCTACGGGCTGCAGGGGGCGGGCAGCGTGTTTGTCGAGATGATCGACGGTAGCCCTTCGAATGTGATCGGGCTTCCGTTGCGGGAGACGCGGAACATGCTGATCGATGCCGGTCTGCTGGACGGCCCGACGATGGCGTGA
- a CDS encoding DUF1015 domain-containing protein — translation MVSIRPVTRALVPVSSDAAQRVSAPNYDEFQSDKEIWDLLQQRPENILRVKMPHCHVAKAEEIYAEDDARAMPHAAEQWKWLREASGLVREIPNLLWVYQIVSPKRPHVPQMGLGGYGKTAEIRTDKTPNGVVIRNEGIRQEKAEGRAKLIRTIKSYIGTVNLAVQDKSGDLLKSLEGYAAARPCDYEATDEAGNIHRVWLVTKSDEIQTFTDLLAKEPAAYVADGNHRSAAAASLGYENFLTVFFPTGRLGLEPYNRLLPGCGLSTADLLKKLEKSFTVAKLGPLPSYRPDKVNVVGLYVDGEWYRLEPKAGVFDPKDAVQTIDSDMIQRLIIDDVLGIQDGRDKRLNYVGGNKDSVYLKQRVDAGEYKFALSVAPVTMDQFVAVCEQNKFMPPKSTWFDPKIRSGLVMALLD, via the coding sequence ATGGTCTCGATTCGCCCCGTCACCCGCGCTCTCGTTCCCGTCAGCAGCGACGCCGCCCAGCGGGTCTCCGCTCCCAACTACGACGAGTTCCAGTCGGACAAGGAGATCTGGGACCTCCTCCAGCAGCGGCCGGAGAACATCCTGCGGGTCAAGATGCCGCACTGCCATGTCGCCAAGGCAGAAGAGATTTACGCCGAAGACGACGCCCGCGCGATGCCGCACGCCGCCGAACAGTGGAAGTGGCTCCGCGAAGCGAGCGGACTCGTCCGGGAGATCCCGAACCTCCTCTGGGTTTACCAGATCGTCTCCCCCAAGCGCCCGCACGTCCCGCAGATGGGCCTTGGCGGCTACGGCAAGACGGCCGAGATCCGGACCGACAAGACCCCCAACGGCGTCGTGATCCGGAACGAAGGGATCCGCCAGGAGAAGGCGGAAGGCCGGGCCAAGCTGATCCGGACAATCAAGAGCTACATCGGGACCGTCAACCTGGCTGTCCAGGACAAGTCGGGCGACCTGCTGAAGTCCCTCGAGGGCTACGCCGCCGCCCGACCGTGCGACTACGAGGCGACCGACGAGGCGGGCAACATCCATCGTGTCTGGCTCGTCACGAAGAGCGACGAGATCCAGACCTTCACTGACCTGTTGGCGAAGGAGCCGGCGGCCTACGTCGCCGACGGCAACCACCGCAGCGCCGCCGCCGCCTCGCTTGGCTACGAAAACTTCCTGACCGTCTTCTTCCCGACGGGCCGTCTCGGCCTCGAGCCGTACAACCGTCTCCTGCCGGGTTGCGGGCTCTCGACCGCAGACCTCCTCAAGAAGCTGGAAAAGAGCTTCACCGTTGCCAAGCTCGGCCCGCTGCCGTCCTACCGGCCGGACAAGGTCAACGTTGTCGGCCTCTATGTCGACGGCGAGTGGTACCGTCTGGAGCCGAAGGCGGGCGTGTTCGATCCGAAGGACGCCGTCCAGACGATCGACTCCGACATGATCCAGCGGCTGATCATCGATGACGTCCTGGGGATCCAGGATGGCCGGGACAAGCGGCTGAATTATGTCGGCGGCAACAAGGACTCGGTCTACCTCAAGCAGCGGGTCGATGCCGGCGAGTACAAGTTTGCCCTCTCGGTCGCGCCGGTGACGATGGACCAGTTCGTCGCGGTGTGCGAGCAGAACAAGTTCATGCCGCCGAAGTCGACCTGGTTCGACCCGAAGATCCGCAGCGGTCTTGTGATGGCACTGTTGGACTGA
- a CDS encoding acyl carrier protein encodes MAPADIRRVILGILERIAPDEDLSGLKDNVPFREQMELDSMDFLDIVMELRKMYRIQIPEADYPQLGTMDSTVTYLTPLLKDAPAP; translated from the coding sequence ATGGCCCCCGCCGACATTCGTCGGGTCATTCTCGGCATTCTGGAGCGGATCGCTCCGGACGAAGACCTGTCCGGCCTGAAAGACAACGTTCCGTTCCGCGAGCAGATGGAACTGGACAGCATGGACTTTCTCGACATCGTCATGGAGCTGCGGAAGATGTACCGCATCCAGATCCCCGAGGCGGACTACCCGCAGCTCGGCACGATGGACAGCACGGTCACCTACCTGACCCCGCTGCTGAAGGACGCTCCCGCGCCGTAG
- a CDS encoding TetR/AcrR family transcriptional regulator, producing MRVTKAQAAKNREAILETASKLFRERGVDGVGVAEVAREAGLTHGCLYGQFESKDALVAAVCAHSLARSAERWEQRCAEAPAEPTAAIAAHYLSPSHRDQAGEGCLLAALASDVARHGDAARQALTEGLRPLLAILERYANTGHPDSDRRAALARMAELVGAVVLARAVDDPALSDAFLAAVGPGPVTAGRSARRKSASSN from the coding sequence ATGCGAGTCACGAAGGCGCAGGCAGCGAAGAATCGAGAGGCGATCCTCGAGACCGCTTCGAAGCTGTTTCGCGAGCGCGGAGTCGACGGCGTGGGTGTCGCGGAGGTGGCCAGGGAGGCCGGACTGACCCACGGCTGCCTCTATGGCCAGTTCGAATCGAAGGACGCCCTCGTGGCCGCCGTCTGTGCCCATTCGCTGGCCCGCTCCGCCGAGCGATGGGAACAGCGGTGTGCCGAAGCCCCGGCCGAACCGACCGCGGCGATCGCGGCCCACTACCTTTCTCCCTCGCATCGGGACCAGGCGGGCGAAGGCTGTCTTCTGGCGGCGCTCGCGTCGGATGTGGCCCGGCACGGTGATGCAGCGCGACAAGCCCTGACGGAGGGGCTCCGTCCGCTCCTGGCGATCCTGGAACGCTACGCGAACACCGGCCACCCCGACTCCGACCGTCGGGCGGCCCTCGCCCGCATGGCAGAACTCGTCGGCGCCGTCGTTCTCGCCCGGGCCGTCGACGATCCGGCCCTGTCGGATGCCTTCCTGGCCGCCGTCGGCCCCGGTCCGGTCACTGCCGGCCGTTCCGCCCGCCGCAAATCGGCTTCCTCAAACTGA
- a CDS encoding MFS transporter, producing the protein MEAPRRLHYAWIVAGVTFLILLASAGVRATPGVLIVPLEREFGWSRATISAAVSLNLFLYGLMGPFAAALMGRLGVRRTVLISFTIVGTGVALTTLMSAPWQLIVLWGAVVGGGTGMTALVLAATVVNRWFSTQRGLVLGVLTASTATGQLVFLPVLAWVVQELGWRQAAFVVAGALVLVMPLVAFLLRDRPADLGLRPYGAPEDAVDFPPTLTANPLAEALNALREGFRSRDFWLLSASFYVCGASTNGLVGTHLIPACVDQGIPEVRAAALLALMGLFDLAGTTASGWLSDRYDNRVLLSWYYGMRGASLVYLPFGLADTSWGLTIFAVFYGLDWIATVPPTVRLTADIFGRNRAPIFFGWIVAAHQIGAATAAYGAGAIRSWTGDYQRAFLTSGALCLATAAMVLQIRGAASRDAETDRDADPAPEPQPALQVEA; encoded by the coding sequence ATGGAAGCCCCCCGACGGCTGCACTACGCCTGGATCGTGGCCGGTGTGACGTTCCTGATTCTCCTGGCGAGCGCCGGGGTCCGGGCGACTCCCGGAGTCCTGATCGTCCCACTCGAACGGGAGTTCGGCTGGAGTCGGGCAACGATCTCCGCGGCCGTCTCGCTGAACCTGTTTCTGTATGGCCTGATGGGCCCCTTCGCCGCCGCCCTGATGGGGCGGCTGGGCGTACGGCGGACGGTGCTCATCTCGTTCACGATCGTCGGAACCGGCGTCGCCCTGACAACGCTGATGTCGGCGCCGTGGCAGCTCATCGTCTTGTGGGGGGCGGTTGTCGGCGGTGGGACCGGGATGACCGCCCTCGTCCTGGCAGCGACCGTCGTCAACCGCTGGTTTTCGACGCAGCGCGGCCTCGTCCTCGGCGTCCTGACCGCCAGCACCGCAACCGGCCAGCTCGTGTTCCTCCCGGTCCTGGCCTGGGTTGTCCAGGAGCTTGGCTGGCGTCAGGCCGCGTTTGTCGTCGCCGGGGCCCTGGTGCTCGTCATGCCGCTCGTCGCCTTCCTCCTCCGGGATCGTCCCGCCGATCTCGGGCTTCGTCCATATGGCGCCCCCGAGGACGCAGTCGACTTTCCTCCGACTCTCACCGCCAATCCTCTGGCCGAAGCGCTGAACGCGCTCCGCGAGGGATTCCGCTCGCGCGACTTCTGGCTGCTGTCCGCCAGCTTCTATGTCTGCGGCGCGAGCACGAACGGCCTCGTCGGGACGCACCTGATTCCCGCCTGTGTCGATCAGGGAATTCCGGAAGTCCGCGCTGCCGCGCTCCTGGCCCTGATGGGACTGTTCGACCTGGCCGGCACGACGGCGTCGGGATGGCTGTCGGACCGTTATGACAACCGGGTGCTGCTGAGCTGGTACTACGGCATGCGGGGGGCGTCGCTCGTTTACCTGCCGTTCGGCCTGGCCGACACCTCGTGGGGACTGACGATCTTTGCGGTCTTCTACGGCCTCGACTGGATCGCAACCGTCCCGCCGACCGTGCGACTCACCGCCGACATTTTCGGCCGCAACCGCGCTCCGATCTTCTTCGGCTGGATCGTGGCGGCGCACCAGATCGGCGCGGCGACCGCTGCCTATGGGGCGGGCGCAATCCGGTCGTGGACGGGGGATTACCAGCGGGCGTTCCTCACCTCCGGGGCCCTCTGTCTGGCGACCGCCGCGATGGTGCTCCAGATCCGCGGCGCGGCGTCGCGTGATGCCGAAACGGACCGCGATGCGGATCCCGCTCCGGAGCCGCAACCCGCGCTGCAGGTCGAGGCATGA
- a CDS encoding peroxiredoxin family protein, with product MRRRIVQIALLIAATAAALAAVFVPPRVGHPVTQWMADAADAAAGRSVPPLPGPALPTVVVFILPGCPCSEEYEPLTQRLAAYLGSRAQVVGIVRGSADETAEWGRRFRTPFRLVADPDGALARQYGAERSAYTALVLEGGTIHRLWPGFSAGMLREITDRLAGANVESAGGFDAAGAPERLTSGCPLDP from the coding sequence ATGAGGCGCCGCATCGTTCAAATCGCGTTGCTGATCGCCGCGACCGCCGCGGCGCTGGCGGCCGTATTCGTTCCTCCGCGCGTCGGGCATCCGGTGACGCAGTGGATGGCCGATGCCGCCGACGCGGCGGCGGGACGTTCGGTTCCTCCGCTGCCGGGGCCCGCGCTGCCGACCGTTGTGGTCTTCATCCTGCCGGGGTGTCCCTGCAGCGAGGAGTACGAGCCGCTGACGCAGAGGCTGGCGGCGTATCTCGGCTCGCGGGCGCAGGTCGTCGGGATCGTTCGCGGCAGCGCGGACGAGACGGCCGAGTGGGGACGCCGGTTCCGGACGCCGTTCCGGCTCGTCGCCGATCCCGACGGGGCGCTGGCCCGGCAGTACGGGGCGGAGCGGTCCGCCTACACGGCGCTCGTTCTGGAGGGGGGGACGATCCATCGGCTGTGGCCCGGCTTTTCCGCCGGGATGCTGCGGGAGATCACCGATCGGCTGGCCGGCGCAAACGTCGAGTCCGCGGGCGGTTTCGACGCCGCCGGGGCACCGGAGCGGCTGACGTCGGGCTGCCCGCTCGATCCGTGA